One Streptomyces sp. P9-A2 DNA window includes the following coding sequences:
- a CDS encoding YbaK/EbsC family protein, with translation MRAPIGTFDHATPAPDCLDELTAPVAATVRAWSGSVPAEQILYVDTDPRWADTAVFVEHYGRDLLERSANCVVVAGKRGGGSTLAACVVLSTTRADVNGLVRRRLGARKASFAPMDTATGETGMEYGGITPIGLPADWPVLVDAAVVDLPYVLVGSGRRRGKLLVPGKAFAELPGAVVLEGLGVA, from the coding sequence ATGCGCGCACCCATCGGCACTTTCGACCACGCCACTCCCGCCCCCGACTGCCTCGACGAACTCACCGCGCCGGTCGCCGCGACCGTCCGCGCCTGGAGCGGCAGCGTCCCCGCCGAGCAGATCCTCTACGTCGACACGGACCCGCGCTGGGCCGACACCGCAGTCTTCGTCGAGCACTACGGCCGGGACCTCCTCGAGCGCTCGGCGAACTGCGTGGTCGTGGCGGGCAAGCGGGGCGGCGGGAGCACCCTCGCCGCCTGTGTCGTCCTGTCCACCACCCGGGCCGACGTCAACGGCCTCGTGCGCCGCCGGCTCGGCGCCCGCAAGGCGTCGTTCGCCCCGATGGACACGGCGACGGGGGAGACCGGCATGGAGTACGGCGGCATCACCCCGATCGGACTGCCCGCCGACTGGCCGGTGCTCGTGGACGCGGCCGTCGTCGACCTGCCGTACGTGCTCGTCGGCAGCGGCCGCCGGCGGGGAAAACTCCTGGTGCCGGGCAAGGCCTTCGCCGAACTGCCCGGCGCGGTCGTGCTGGAGGGACTGGGAGTGGCCTGA
- a CDS encoding exonuclease SbcCD subunit D, with protein MRLLHTSDWHLGRAFHRVGMLGAQADFIGHLVATVREHAVDAVVVSGDVYDRAVPPLAAVELFDDALHRLAGLGVPTVMISGNHDSARRLGVGAGLIGRAGIHLRTDPSASGTPVMLSDSHGDVAFYGLPYLEPALVKDEFGVEKAGHEAVLAAAMDRVRADLAARPRGTRSVVLAHAFVTGGAPSDSERDITVGGVAAVPATVFDGIDYVALGHLHGCQTLTERVRYSGSPLPYSFSEADHRKSMWLVDLAADGDVTAERIDCPVPRALARIRGPLEELLADPGLEPHREAWVEATLTDPVRPADPMARLTERFPHTLSLVFEPERAPGDPAVSYAHRLAGRDNQQIAEDFVAHVRGAGPDERERAVLRDAIDAVRADEAVREVAR; from the coding sequence ATGAGACTGCTGCACACTTCCGACTGGCACCTGGGCCGGGCGTTCCACCGGGTCGGCATGCTCGGTGCCCAGGCCGATTTCATCGGCCACCTCGTGGCGACCGTGCGCGAGCACGCCGTCGACGCGGTGGTCGTGTCGGGAGACGTGTACGACCGTGCCGTGCCGCCACTCGCCGCGGTGGAGCTGTTCGACGACGCCCTGCACCGCCTCGCCGGCCTGGGCGTGCCGACGGTGATGATCTCCGGCAACCACGACTCGGCCCGCCGTCTCGGCGTCGGCGCCGGACTCATCGGGCGCGCGGGCATCCATCTGCGGACCGACCCCTCGGCGAGCGGCACCCCCGTGATGCTGTCCGACAGCCACGGGGACGTCGCCTTCTACGGACTGCCCTATCTGGAACCGGCCCTGGTCAAGGACGAGTTCGGGGTGGAGAAGGCCGGCCACGAGGCAGTGCTCGCCGCCGCCATGGACCGGGTCCGCGCCGACCTCGCCGCCCGCCCGCGCGGTACCCGCTCGGTCGTTCTCGCGCACGCCTTCGTCACCGGCGGCGCACCGAGCGACAGCGAGCGGGACATCACCGTCGGCGGGGTCGCCGCCGTACCCGCCACAGTGTTCGACGGCATCGACTACGTGGCGCTCGGGCATCTGCACGGCTGTCAGACCCTCACCGAGCGCGTGCGCTACTCCGGCTCCCCCCTCCCGTACTCCTTCTCCGAGGCGGACCACCGCAAGAGCATGTGGCTCGTTGACCTGGCCGCCGACGGCGACGTCACCGCCGAGCGGATCGACTGCCCGGTGCCGCGCGCCCTCGCCCGGATCCGCGGCCCCCTGGAGGAGCTGCTCGCCGACCCCGGGCTCGAGCCGCACCGCGAGGCGTGGGTCGAGGCCACCCTCACCGACCCGGTCCGCCCGGCCGACCCCATGGCCCGGCTCACCGAACGCTTCCCGCACACCCTCAGCCTCGTCTTCGAACCCGAACGCGCGCCCGGCGACCCCGCGGTGTCCTACGCCCACCGCCTCGCCGGCCGCGACAACCAGCAGATCGCGGAGGACTTCGTGGCCCATGTGCGCGGTGCCGGCCCCGACGAACGGGAGCGGGCCGTCCTGCGGGACGCCATCGACGCGGTCCGCGCCGACGAGGCCGTACGGGAGGTGGCGCGGTGA
- the pspAB gene encoding PspA-associated protein PspAB produces the protein MGLLDTILGRSKPVRPDLDQLFSLPSAAITVQAGAGFTPTGTGSVCFASVEGGAFDRLQQEVRELLDADTGRGGTPVEYTKDAYGYTWLLVHHTADDTASLVNDLHAVNTLLQDAGFGPQLLCSLVGFRATADHRALALVYLYKRGTFYPVCIRPGQEKRDNALELQVAALLKNDLRIEEDLSRWFPVWGAPGMEG, from the coding sequence GTGGGGCTCCTGGACACCATCCTCGGCCGCAGCAAGCCGGTTCGCCCGGACCTCGACCAGCTCTTCAGTCTGCCCTCGGCCGCGATCACCGTGCAGGCGGGGGCGGGGTTCACTCCGACCGGGACCGGATCGGTCTGCTTCGCGAGCGTGGAGGGCGGCGCGTTCGACCGGCTCCAGCAGGAGGTACGGGAACTGCTCGACGCCGACACCGGCCGGGGCGGCACACCCGTCGAGTACACCAAGGACGCGTACGGGTACACGTGGCTCCTCGTCCATCACACGGCCGACGACACCGCCTCACTGGTCAACGATCTGCATGCCGTCAACACGCTCCTCCAGGACGCGGGCTTCGGCCCGCAACTCCTCTGCTCCCTGGTCGGGTTCCGGGCCACAGCGGACCACCGGGCCCTGGCACTGGTTTACCTCTACAAGCGCGGCACCTTTTATCCAGTGTGTATACGCCCCGGTCAGGAGAAACGAGACAACGCCCTTGAACTACAGGTCGCTGCCCTGCTTAAGAACGATCTTCGGATCGAGGAAGATCTGTCGCGCTGGTTCCCCGTGTGGGGTGCGCCGGGCATGGAGGGCTGA
- a CDS encoding 4-hydroxybenzoate 3-monooxygenase, with translation MKPPSPHSDSVAPQRFPVVVVGAGPAGLTVGSILRAAGVECLVLETGSREFIERRPRAGVIEEWAVRGLERRGLARNLLDRAELHTACEFRFAGERHRFPYHELTGSHHWVYPQPLLVTDLVHEYADVRGGQIRFGVRDVRLHDVDGERPSVSYTCPETGGRQVVECSFVAGCDGARGVTRSALPPERARVARHDYGIGWLALLAEAPPAGDSVLFGCHPDGFAGQMPRSPEVTRYYLQCLPGEDPADWPHERVWTELRQRLGAAGAPPPVEGPLIEKRVLDMHDYVTEPMAFGRLFLAGDAAHLVAPIAAKGMNLALYDAFLLGDALTAHLTSGNDSGLACYSQTCLRRVWDYQEFSQWLSELYHGTAAGEPFRAGTTLARLRRLFTSRAAAVAFAEQYLGTAEEY, from the coding sequence ATGAAGCCGCCCTCTCCGCACTCCGACTCCGTTGCTCCGCAACGGTTTCCGGTCGTCGTCGTGGGTGCGGGTCCCGCCGGGCTCACGGTCGGCAGCATCCTGCGGGCGGCCGGTGTGGAGTGCCTGGTCCTGGAGACCGGGTCGCGGGAGTTCATCGAGAGGCGGCCCCGGGCCGGAGTGATCGAGGAATGGGCGGTGCGCGGCCTGGAGCGGCGCGGCCTGGCCCGGAATCTGCTGGACCGGGCCGAGTTGCACACCGCGTGCGAGTTCCGCTTCGCCGGGGAGCGGCACCGTTTCCCCTACCATGAACTGACGGGCAGTCATCATTGGGTCTACCCACAGCCGTTGCTGGTCACGGATCTGGTGCACGAGTACGCGGACGTACGGGGCGGGCAGATCCGGTTCGGGGTGCGGGACGTGCGCCTGCACGACGTGGACGGCGAGCGGCCGTCGGTGTCGTACACCTGCCCGGAGACCGGCGGGCGGCAGGTCGTGGAGTGCTCCTTCGTGGCCGGCTGCGACGGGGCCCGCGGGGTGACGCGATCCGCGCTGCCGCCGGAGCGGGCACGCGTGGCACGGCACGACTACGGCATCGGCTGGCTGGCGCTGCTCGCCGAGGCTCCGCCGGCCGGCGACAGCGTGTTGTTCGGCTGCCACCCGGACGGTTTCGCCGGTCAGATGCCGCGCAGCCCCGAGGTGACCCGCTACTACCTCCAGTGCTTACCCGGCGAAGACCCCGCCGACTGGCCGCACGAGCGCGTCTGGACGGAACTCCGGCAACGGCTCGGCGCGGCGGGGGCGCCCCCGCCGGTCGAGGGTCCGCTGATCGAGAAGCGTGTGCTGGACATGCACGACTACGTCACCGAGCCGATGGCGTTCGGGCGCCTCTTCCTGGCCGGGGACGCGGCACACCTGGTCGCGCCGATCGCCGCCAAGGGCATGAACCTCGCCCTGTACGACGCCTTCCTGCTCGGCGACGCGCTGACCGCGCATCTCACCAGCGGCAACGACAGCGGGCTGGCCTGCTACTCGCAGACCTGCCTGCGGCGTGTGTGGGACTACCAGGAGTTCTCGCAGTGGCTCTCCGAGCTCTACCACGGCACCGCGGCGGGCGAACCCTTCCGCGCGGGCACCACGCTCGCCCGGCTGCGGCGTCTGTTCACGTCCCGCGCCGCGGCTGTCGCCTTCGCCGAGCAGTACCTGGGCACGGCCGAGGAGTACTGA
- the pspAB gene encoding PspA-associated protein PspAB yields the protein MVLRKRGSFCPFAPLPDGTERRDNALELQSRALLEDDLRIEADLARRFPVWGAPGLAGPRP from the coding sequence ATGGTTCTCCGCAAGCGCGGCAGCTTCTGCCCCTTCGCGCCGCTCCCCGATGGAACGGAGCGGCGCGACAACGCGTTGGAACTTCAGAGCAGGGCGCTCCTCGAGGACGACCTGCGCATCGAGGCCGATCTGGCCCGCCGGTTCCCGGTGTGGGGCGCCCCAGGTCTCGCGGGACCCCGGCCCTGA
- a CDS encoding gamma carbonic anhydrase family protein, with protein MTHKALITGIGGRQPQVDPTAFVAPTATVIGDVTLGAGASVWYGAVLRGDVEAISVGASSNVQDNCTLHADPGFPVTVGERVSVGHNAVVHGATVGDDCLIGMGATVLNGAVIGAGSLVAAQALVPQGMEVPPGSLVAGVPAKVRRELTEEERTGLTLNGTMYAELAKAHRDVHGAP; from the coding sequence ATGACGCACAAGGCGCTGATCACCGGCATCGGCGGCAGGCAACCGCAGGTGGACCCGACCGCCTTCGTGGCACCCACGGCCACGGTGATCGGGGACGTGACACTGGGGGCGGGCGCGAGCGTCTGGTACGGCGCGGTCCTGCGCGGCGACGTGGAGGCGATCTCGGTCGGCGCGAGCAGCAACGTCCAGGACAACTGCACCCTGCACGCCGACCCCGGCTTCCCCGTCACGGTCGGCGAACGGGTCTCCGTCGGGCACAACGCCGTGGTGCACGGGGCGACGGTCGGGGACGACTGTCTGATCGGCATGGGTGCCACGGTGCTCAACGGCGCGGTGATCGGTGCCGGTTCCCTGGTGGCCGCGCAGGCACTGGTGCCGCAGGGCATGGAGGTGCCGCCGGGCTCGCTGGTCGCGGGGGTCCCGGCGAAGGTCCGGCGGGAGCTGACCGAGGAGGAGCGCACGGGGCTGACGCTCAACGGGACGATGTACGCGGAGCTGGCGAAGGCGCACCGCGATGTGCACGGTGCGCCTTAG
- a CDS encoding YigZ family protein — translation MQDEYRTVARAGVHETEINRSRFRCALAPAATEQEAREFVAAVRKEHADATHNCWAYVIGADASVQKASDDGEPGGTAGVPMLQMLLRRDMRYVVAVVTRYYGGIKLGAGGLIRAYGGTVGEALDSVGTLTRRRFRLATVTVDHQRAGKVQNDLRSTGREVRDVRYGEEVTIEIALPDTDVDRFRSWLADATAGTARFEPGGETYGDV, via the coding sequence ATGCAGGACGAGTACCGCACCGTCGCCCGCGCGGGTGTGCACGAGACCGAGATCAACCGCTCCCGCTTCCGGTGCGCGCTCGCCCCGGCGGCCACCGAGCAGGAGGCGCGGGAGTTCGTCGCCGCCGTCCGCAAGGAGCACGCCGACGCCACCCACAACTGCTGGGCGTACGTCATCGGCGCGGACGCCTCCGTCCAGAAGGCCAGCGACGACGGCGAACCCGGGGGCACCGCGGGCGTCCCCATGCTGCAGATGCTGCTGCGCCGCGACATGCGCTACGTCGTCGCCGTCGTCACCCGCTACTACGGCGGCATCAAACTCGGCGCGGGCGGGCTCATCCGCGCGTACGGCGGGACCGTCGGCGAGGCGCTGGACAGCGTCGGCACGCTCACCCGGCGCCGGTTCCGGCTGGCCACGGTGACCGTCGACCACCAGCGGGCCGGCAAGGTCCAGAACGACCTGCGCTCGACGGGGCGCGAGGTGCGGGACGTGCGCTACGGCGAAGAGGTCACGATCGAGATCGCCCTCCCGGACACCGACGTGGACCGCTTCCGGTCCTGGCTCGCGGACGCGACCGCCGGTACCGCCCGCTTCGAACCGGGCGGCGAGACATACGGCGACGTGTGA
- a CDS encoding CoA-binding protein: MYGDEATVRKILTGLDDTWAVVGLSSNRQRAAYGVAQVLQRFGKRVVPVHPKAETVHGEQGYASLADIPFEVDVVDVFVNSELAGAVADEAVAKGAKAVWFQLDVVDEAAYERTRAAGLDMVMDRCPAIEIPRLG; encoded by the coding sequence GTGTACGGCGACGAGGCAACGGTCCGCAAGATCCTCACCGGGCTCGACGACACCTGGGCCGTGGTGGGCCTGTCGTCGAACCGGCAGCGCGCGGCGTACGGCGTCGCCCAGGTACTGCAGCGTTTCGGCAAGCGAGTGGTGCCGGTGCATCCGAAGGCCGAGACGGTGCACGGCGAGCAGGGGTACGCCTCGCTCGCGGACATCCCCTTCGAGGTGGACGTCGTCGACGTGTTCGTGAACAGCGAACTGGCCGGAGCGGTCGCGGACGAGGCCGTCGCCAAGGGCGCGAAGGCGGTGTGGTTCCAGCTCGACGTCGTCGATGAGGCGGCCTACGAGCGGACCCGTGCGGCGGGCCTGGACATGGTGATGGATCGCTGCCCGGCGATCGAGATACCGCGCCTGGGTTAG
- a CDS encoding SixA phosphatase family protein, which produces MGRPGFTRPGGAAPSRRLVVLRHAKSAWPEGVPDRDRPLAARGERDAPAAGRAIAGTVGTPDLVLCSTAVRAHQTWELAAAEWNTPPPVRYESRLYAAGVPGLLAVVREAPADVGTLLLVGHNPGLADLVLALAGDGADGTLDRVRVKFPTSAVAVLSWRGAAWPDLAPGTALLTAMTVPRGPAR; this is translated from the coding sequence GTGGGACGCCCTGGGTTCACCCGGCCGGGCGGGGCCGCTCCCTCGCGCCGGCTGGTGGTGCTGCGGCACGCCAAGTCGGCCTGGCCCGAGGGCGTGCCCGACCGGGACCGTCCGCTCGCCGCGCGTGGCGAGCGCGACGCGCCCGCCGCCGGACGCGCGATCGCCGGCACCGTCGGCACGCCCGACCTCGTCCTGTGCTCCACCGCCGTACGCGCCCACCAGACCTGGGAACTGGCGGCGGCGGAGTGGAACACGCCCCCGCCGGTCCGGTACGAGTCCCGGCTGTACGCCGCCGGGGTCCCCGGACTGCTGGCCGTGGTGCGCGAGGCGCCCGCCGACGTCGGCACCCTGCTGCTGGTCGGCCACAACCCGGGCCTGGCCGACCTCGTCCTGGCCCTGGCCGGCGACGGCGCGGACGGCACCCTTGACCGGGTCCGCGTGAAGTTCCCGACCTCGGCGGTCGCCGTGCTGTCCTGGCGCGGCGCCGCCTGGCCGGACCTCGCCCCCGGCACCGCCCTGCTGACCGCGATGACCGTGCCCCGGGGCCCCGCGCGGTAG
- the htpX gene encoding zinc metalloprotease HtpX produces MPKTRSQSRYAPDRGLTTRMVTTMFLIGLLYVVFVGVLLALLKNAWPVILLIAGVLFIAQFWFSDRIAAFSMGAREVTPEQAPGLHGTVDRVCALADIPKPRVAIADSDLPNAFATGRNERTALVCVTTGLLRRLEPEELEGVLAHELSHVAHRDVAVMTIASFLGVLAGVMTRVAFYTGLGRTSRDSTTAVVALLIPLVSAVVYVISFLLTRLLSRYRELSADRSAALLTGRPSALASALTKVTGEMARIPTKDLRRAEPFNAFWFAPAFSSGESLSRLLSSHPTLEQRLDQLGRISAQLGRA; encoded by the coding sequence ATGCCCAAGACCCGGTCGCAGTCGCGGTACGCCCCGGACCGAGGACTCACCACCCGCATGGTGACGACGATGTTCTTGATCGGGCTGCTCTATGTGGTCTTCGTCGGCGTTCTGCTGGCCCTCCTGAAGAACGCGTGGCCCGTCATCCTGCTGATCGCGGGCGTCCTGTTCATCGCGCAGTTCTGGTTCAGTGACCGGATCGCGGCCTTCAGTATGGGGGCGCGCGAGGTCACCCCCGAGCAGGCTCCCGGGCTGCACGGCACCGTGGACCGCGTCTGTGCCCTCGCCGATATTCCCAAGCCGCGGGTGGCGATCGCCGACAGTGACCTGCCGAACGCCTTCGCCACCGGCCGCAACGAGAGGACGGCCCTTGTATGCGTCACCACGGGTCTGCTCCGGCGCCTGGAACCGGAGGAGCTGGAGGGCGTCCTCGCCCATGAGCTGTCGCACGTCGCCCATCGGGACGTCGCCGTGATGACCATCGCGTCGTTCCTGGGTGTGCTGGCCGGTGTCATGACCCGCGTCGCGTTCTACACCGGGCTCGGCCGCACCAGCCGCGACAGCACCACCGCCGTCGTGGCACTCCTGATTCCGCTGGTCAGTGCCGTCGTGTACGTGATCAGCTTCCTGCTGACCCGGCTGCTGTCCCGCTACCGCGAACTGTCCGCCGACCGTTCCGCGGCGTTGCTCACCGGCCGTCCGTCCGCACTCGCGTCCGCGCTCACCAAGGTGACCGGCGAGATGGCGAGGATCCCGACGAAGGATCTTCGCCGGGCAGAGCCGTTCAACGCCTTCTGGTTCGCACCGGCCTTCTCCTCCGGGGAGAGCCTGAGCCGGCTGCTCTCCTCCCACCCCACCCTCGAACAGCGCCTCGACCAGCTCGGCCGGATCTCGGCCCAGCTCGGCCGGGCCTGA
- a CDS encoding acyltransferase, with product MPKSRNTFSSWPRRLAQRAVHAGWAWAQRTGSVTAERPGRLRFGSMGTGTRLAFPLGTVFGEPWIHLGAHCIIGEQVTLTAGLMPGLELGPDPILRLGDGVVLGRGSHVIADTTVTIGSDCYFGPYVYITSTNHSYDDPHEPIGKQWPRMDPVEIGPGCWIGTGAVILPGARIGRNVVVAAGAVVRGAVPDHAVVAGAPARVVRRWTPDGGWQPPLRTPAPVPIPEGVTPEQLRALSALDEEAVARLAEPAGEDPHRPAGEDPHRPAGEDPHRPAGEGANRLVELEPGS from the coding sequence GTGCCGAAAAGCAGGAACACGTTCTCGTCCTGGCCGCGCCGCCTCGCGCAGCGCGCGGTCCACGCGGGCTGGGCCTGGGCGCAGCGCACGGGCTCGGTGACCGCCGAGCGCCCCGGCCGCCTCCGCTTCGGCTCGATGGGTACGGGCACCCGGCTGGCCTTCCCGCTCGGCACCGTCTTCGGCGAACCCTGGATCCACCTCGGCGCCCACTGCATCATCGGCGAACAGGTCACCCTGACCGCCGGTCTGATGCCCGGCCTCGAGCTGGGCCCCGACCCGATCCTCCGCCTCGGCGACGGCGTCGTCCTGGGCCGGGGCAGCCATGTCATCGCCGACACCACCGTCACGATCGGCAGTGACTGCTACTTCGGGCCGTACGTCTACATCACCTCCACCAATCACTCCTACGACGATCCGCACGAGCCCATCGGCAAGCAGTGGCCGCGAATGGACCCGGTGGAGATCGGTCCCGGCTGCTGGATCGGCACCGGGGCGGTGATCCTCCCGGGCGCGCGGATCGGGCGGAACGTGGTGGTGGCCGCGGGCGCGGTGGTGCGGGGCGCGGTTCCCGACCACGCCGTGGTCGCGGGAGCCCCGGCCCGGGTCGTACGCCGCTGGACCCCCGACGGGGGATGGCAGCCGCCGCTGCGCACGCCGGCGCCGGTGCCGATCCCCGAGGGCGTCACACCGGAGCAGCTGCGGGCGCTGTCGGCGCTGGACGAGGAGGCCGTGGCCCGGCTCGCTGAGCCGGCCGGGGAAGACCCGCACCGGCCGGCCGGGGAAGACCCGCACCGGCCGGCCGGGGAAGACCCGCACCGGCCGGCCGGGGAGGGCGCGAATCGGCTGGTCGAGCTGGAGCCCGGGAGCTGA